agttggcattgctgggaatgaaagggcagatctagcagcccaggaggcgtgtctcgccccataagtatctcagtgtgctatccccttgcacgcactcacctcgctgttgagctcacgggtcatgcgtcggtgggaggatgagtggctggaagtgactgacaataagctccgtatagtcgagcccacaacgcgtgtgtgctgtacttcctttcagccccatcgacgggacgaggttcttctCACtcagcttcgaataggccacagccctatgacgcacggcttcctgctccggtgagaggaccctccaatttgtggtacttgcggcgtccaggtcactgtgcgccacgttttattggattgcgttttattttctgaccagcgggtcgcggctgacttgccagcggacctgccatctcttttaggcaacactcggacgaatgtggttaaagttttaaagttctgtgccctgtcaaatgtttttacaaagattttagggagaggattttaatttgctcactgtgtgacaagctcgaccatattttatgtaagtggccagccaataacaatttcctgtgacattcttgttgccatGTTTCCCCTTTccgtaggttttactttcttaggtagcattttccttcttttcctgctttgtttgagtgtgtgctttagttttcttaggtctgtccacattcgttccttttaatgtgtgtcagggcgctgatgacctcgatgttgagcgcccataagccccaacacaccaccaccaccaccaccaccaccaccaccaccaccaccaccatatacaacaccggggtttacgtcttgcgatgggagcgttctatactagtcccgtcgagagtcttcatacTGAAGCCGGTAAattgaattgccactaacctaccagtGCGATATACTGCTTtatcggtatgcctgtcggctattgtcaatgcccgaccaccggTCTTATCGtttcttttttgacgactctctcgaccgtcaatacgtgttgtatgtctctgccctgctaccccctggagttcgctttcgtcgcctccttcagcaccttgatttttcactccctgcaacctttagagtgggcgagagccaaacgccaccttggctccaggctcaggttcgcgttcaccttgacctcagttcgctcccaaaggaggttacccccgctTTGGTATACTGctcccgttttatcgaacttcgttcaaagttaattaatatgatcttcatttatgcAGATAGCTCTAAGAccgatgacggtgtcgggtgttcttttattgtcggggcacgcaGTGTCAAATACCGGCTccgtggccattgttcggtcttcacagctgagctatttgctctCTAcctggctgttctttacatctgccgccactgacattctgctgatgtcatctgctccgattccctgagcgccatccagagcctcagtgatctgtatccggttcacccttttgtgcaccggatccaacgctctcttcagcagctgttgGACGACGGTTCTCTTGTTACATTTATGTGGGTTCCTAGCAGTGTCGGTaaccctgggaacgaagctgcagatgccgtggccaaggctgcggtcctccagcctcgaacagcttcttgttgtgtcccttcatgggattgtagcagggtcatttgtcagcgcattttatcgctgtggcatgccgattgggctgcacttacgcccttctcggcggcaggaggtcgttttggcccagttacgaattggacactgccggttcagccatcgccatctgctgatggcTGTGCCGGCGGCGTTCTGCCCATGTGGGGAATTGCTGACGgtatgccacattttaacgtcctgtccgaattttaatacactgcccgttgatcttggcctgccgtgtactctggatgccattttagcggatgacccaggagcagctgctcgcgttcttcgttttatccacttgacaaacctgtctaaggagaTGTGATTCTGCTGTTTTTTTTAATCGtatgcctgtcaatctgtcttttatcgtgttttccattttagttgctgttttaacctagTGCCTCGCTGTGCATTCCTAATGTAGTCTGGGTGctgatgaccattgtagttgtgcgccctaaatccacaaaaaaaaaattaaaaaaattagcagCTGCTGTACTGGTCTGCACGTGCGCCGTACGAGTGTGGAGGGTGCCGTGTAAGGCCGGCTCGGTGGCGCCGTGTTTCAGGCCCTTCCGCCATGTCGGCAGCTGCTGAGGTTCAGAGGACGGCGGCCGTGGACCTGGGCGCCCTGCTGGACGCGGGCGACGGCGCGGTCGTCACGCTGGTGGCGGGAGGGACGCGGCTGGCGGCGCACCGCGCGGTCCTGGAAGAGAGGAGCCCCGTGTTCCGAGCCATGTTCCAGCACGACACGCTGGAGGCCAGCTGCGGCGAGGTCAGAATTACAGACGTGGAGGGCCCGGTGCTGAGGCAGCTACTGTCTTACATGTACACCCTGCAGGCACCCCAGCTGACCGACACGGCCCGGGAGCTGTTGACGGCAGCCGACAGATACGGCCTGTCCGCCCTGAAGGCCGCCTGCGAACAGCAGGTGGCGGCGCAGCTGGAGGTGGAGACGGCGGCGGCTGCAGCTGTGCTGGCGGTGAGGCACTCGTGCCCCAGCCTAACTGCGGCCGCCGTCCACTTCATAAGGGCCCACGACTACAAAGCAATGGCGACGCAGGGCTGGGCAGACGCCGTGCTCGAGTACCCAAAAGACATCGTCGAAGTCAGTCGGCTGCttggtgagccaccagcagaagcCAGGTGAGCCCGGGGCAAGACGTTATTCTGTCTTTaacaataatgtgtgtgtgtgtgtgtgtgtgtgtgtgtgtgtgtgtgtgtgtgtgtgtgtgtctctccttACAGCTCACAATGCTGTCATTGGCCTGTCATGACTGGTTTATCAAAGCTCCATATTCAGCTCTTTTTGTTAGCAGTTATGTTAAGTAAACAAATCATTGAGGGGATAATTTCAATGGTTAAGGAATCTGTCTACATTTGATTAGTTCTCTTATAAAGCATGTGTAGAGCCCACTAATGTAGATTTTAGCATCAAGTCATTGAACaaaactactaaattgtgatctgcatCCGTATCTGCTTCTGtgtacaccttacagtccagtatctgatttctgaatctctgcctgaAGATGATggtatgtaactgaaatcttcacatATCTCGCATCGTTTCCCAAGTGTACCACCACCTCTTGTGAGTCTCAAAGAGAGTATTTGCTATTGCTAGCTGAGGTTTATTGTACATCTCaactagtctttcttctctctcattcctagtaccaggtCTGtcttctcctgtaaccctttcttttactctttcccctacaactgctttttTGTCCCCCCCGACTATTAGAtatttatctccctttacgtactggatTAAGTGTTGAGTATCATCATATAGTTTTTCTACATCTTCATTGTCAActtgtgatgtcggcatgtatacctgaattctCGTTTCATGTGctggtgttggtttcctgtcgattctgttgAGAAGAACCCTGTCACCGACTTGTTCACAGTAGCTCGCTGTCTGCCCTAGCTTCctactcataatgaatcctactcctgttccgccattttctgctgctgttgatattaccccattctcttctggccagaagtccttgccttctttccatttcacttcagtgaccaccACCGCATCCAGATCGagctttagcatttcccttttgtTATTGTCTGCCTTTCCTATTGCATTCAAACTCCTTACGTTCCACGTCTTGACTCGTATAATGTCATCCTTTTGttggtcattcaatctttttctcgtggtcacggCAGTCTCCCCAGGTATCCAAATAGGCACTAGTCAGGAATCTCTTGccaagatcatcatgatacttttgtcAGTTACCGGCCACATCCCCTGTTGATGCACTTCATgtgtctaatgcagtggtttccattgtcttctgcatcctcatgccttttatcattgctgattcatctGCCTTAAGTGGAAGCTTCCAAACCCAATGGCAAGAGTGTCCTGAACCTGTCTGCTGCTCCacccacttttgacaaagctgttGACTGGGGGGTCTCGAGATTCTTTCATGAGTACTTGCTTGGTGAGCACGGGGTGCCAAGCTAGTGCAGTCtttcttctttccagggctgcatttccttgcccttaccctcctttcctctccttgctcctttgccccctcctctccctctcttggtgtccttgcttatgttggccccgctatcctcctggttatgttggttttGTAATTTGGATTTGCTGCGTAatccttttggcattccctggtcccCCTCCGGGGATtggcctccattactaaatttctattgCATCATGTGAGCCATTTGGgtaagagcaccttacctagtgtcccCGACGTTTGCCCTCGTAGTTCATTCCACCTGTTCATTCACGTCGTCGTCTGATGATAGGGTGCATAGCCTGctcggtagccagcccgtgtggtggggtcgctagtacccttttggttgagccccctgaacacacagggatcacacttctgatatctGTGCTGTGACCACCTCAGGTAAGGCTAGCAGTGGTAGCTTGTCATCCTGGTGCATTCGATCTCCCGGCAATGGCtgctgtgccagacggcccttgctgtggctgggtggcgcacgtgaggagagcccctgattggagtgggtgataTCAGGGCGGACACTGCATACGGATCCAGAACTCAGGCCATTCTTTTGCAGCTGTCTCTCCCCGTGGAACTGAtacttttagtgctgcttctcctgccccttcggccttccctccCGTGGCTACACCCTTGGAGGAGCGTCAGGCCCATCGGCTAGGGGTGAAACCTTttccccgctatctggtttgcaccaggactgacggGGATACTTTCAGCAATGCCAAACACTttatttttgtggaacacattgaagataagtttggggaagtggactccctgagcaaggtgcggtcgggtttgttgctgatcaaaacctcttcagctgcccagtctgcagcccttcgtgcctgtaaccatcttggcacaattcctgtgtccattaccccaccccaccccccccaccagtctctaaatatggtacaaggtgtgatttttcacagggacttcatccttcaaactgatgaggaacttcggaaCAATCTTGAACGACggggcggggtgttcactttgttcggcatgctcagaagggtccgaaggacaatcgcattgatactggtgcctttgtcctggcctttgaaggggataccctccctgagaaagtaaagattattgGTTATTGATGTGGCATAAAGATTATTCTTTATTGATTTGGCGTGAAGCCGTACATACCACCTCCTACGTGGTGTTTTAAGTACTTGTtttgttcgcaggcccctctctgtggtgactggatGTCCGCTCCATGAGGGGAGTTCGTGTGTTCCGCATCCTGTGTGTACTGTCATGGCAATCATTtgccacgttcaccagattgcccagtatataagaaggaaaagaagatatagGAGTATAAGTTCGTTGATCGTTTAACCGACACTGAGGCTCGTAAGTAAGCATGTCTTCAACCAGTGTCCATGACGCTAGTTCTGCTTTAGTTCCATTTTCACCCCTTCCTCACCCTTCCTcacccttccttaccccagtcctgaatccctctcctccctccctcccttgtgGCTCCCACACCTCTGTGCACTGTTCCCCCCTCtccagccagagaagtgtcccacgtCTTCGGTGTCTGCTGCTCAAGGGCGCCCCTCCTGGGATATCCCTTCCAGGCCAAAATTATGCTGCCACGCAACCAATGCTGCCACGCGATGACTGCGAGAACCACGGTTTGTGGGGCCCCCAGGTTGCCcaatctctttctgttcccgatcttgctgcagctggctcctttatgccactcagctctcctcgatctcaaacagaaaagaagaagaaacataagtcccgggacaaggagcctctggtgtctcCAGAGGTCCCATCCTTGGCTTCGCAACCCCATTCTGACTTGTTGTTCATGGATGTCACCCCCTCCTTGCCGGTGACAGTtggtgactggctttagcctgttcaacccccatttgaatcattgttctatggttatccaatggaattgtaatgggtaTTACCATCACTTACCGGAGTTGAAATCTGTTATTTCGTCTTACTCTGGAGCTTGTTtggttctacaggaatatcattttATTGATGACCACTCACAAACCCTCtctgggttccgtgttttctgtcgaaattgggTTGGCCCCGTGTGGGCcactggtggcgtttgtacgttggtccgtacagacgttgctagcacgtggattcctcttcaaactacattggaagcggttgctgttaaaGTCCACCTggacggtttgcaatctttatcccCCCCGACAGAACACCTACACCTGCTGGCATAACAGCCATTGTTCTGCAACTtgttcctcccttcctccttctcggggattttTATGCTCACCAGGCTCCCCTATTCATTTCAatgccagtcatggtaccttttctgccatcgatctttctctttcttctccctccctcttcccttcattacactggtaaccacacgacgacctttgtgattgtgaccatttcccattgattcttTCACTACCTTCCCACTCCCCGATGGGAAGgctacctcgttggtctttccaacgtgccgattggcgtctatacactgcacaggttgtgttttctccctctttgtcaggttgtattgatgacgtcctacatgAAGAGTGATGCGATTGTTTGCGCTGCTAGTTTTGCTGTACctcgctcatctggaccatttcaccGCCAGCAAGTCCCTTGGTgaagtacggccattgccattgccattcgtGATTggtgtcgagctttgcaacaccttaagaggcacccttcCGTTGCCAACCTTATTACCTTCAAACGCCTTCGTGCTAAAGCtcgttacttaatcaaacagagcaaacgaatgtgttgggaatgctttgtttcttccctcgctcCTACTGTCCCTacgtcacgggtatgggctacacttcgctctctccaaggttgccactGGCAGTCCACCCTCACAGGTGGTCCCGGATGGTCTTAGTACGGACCCGCTGATTCTCGCGAAACATCTGGCGACCCATTttgcatcagcatcatcatcatcatcatcatcaacatcaacctCCTAACCGGcatctttccttcaccagaaacagtggtcCGAAGCTTCCACCTTACATTTTACCcgttgtcagtcagaatcttacaatgaaCCTTTTATGAATGGGAATCTCttttcacattttcttcttctcatgatacagctcctGGCTCACtcaattcataaccaactgcttcaacatctcagtgctctacAACGGCAACATCTTGTCCAGTTtttaaccgtatttggctccagggtgactttccTTCTCAgtggaaggatagcatcatggttttgTTTGTCTTAAGCTATCGTCCAATTattctgacaaatgttgtttgcaagttatttgaacTGATTGTAgcctgtcggctcaattgggtcctcgaatctcggaatCTATTGTCACgttaccagtgtggcttctgagAGGGACGGTCTCTGATCGATCATTTACTTATTAAGCTTGGAATCCCCAGTTCGACAGTCTTTTTCCCAgcaccgccatttggttgcagtattttttgacctttGCAAGGCTTACGAGACGGCTTGATGCCATTACGTCTTCCTTACACTTAATCAGTGGAGTCCACcccccgatttttatccgccagttcctgttctaCCGAtcgttcagggttcgggttggtactgttcttaattctccatggacccaggagactgGCATctcacagggttctgtattgagtgtacttcttttcctcattgctatcaatggacttgtggcctctgtcagtcctTAGGTCGCCCTTGCTCTGTATGtcgatgatttctgcatttgggtttgTTCCTCTTCaatggcctctgcagagcagcagttccagggagctatacggcatgcctctgcatggaccctctcacacaggtTTCAATTCACTCCTTTAAAATTGCGGGTGGTACACTTCTGTCGCCGTagtacgatccaccctgatccagagctctatctcgatgcacaacgattacctgtggtcccacagtttcgtttcccagGTCATCTTTTTGACAActagctcacttggctgcctcatatcagacttctgaaggatgtttccgtaaactcagtccttcacttccttgcccacaaCTCTTGGGGTGCAGACAGCTCCATCCTTATCCGCCTTTATCgtgctttagtgctgtctcgcttggactatgtcgTCAAGTTgggctgtctcgcttggactatgtcgTCAAGTTGGGCTGTCTTGCTTGGACTATGTCGTCAAGTTTAtggtttggctgctccttccacactgcacctgcAGGATCCGGTCACCATTGCAGTATCCGTGTGGCCACtattgccttccctactagccctgttgatagtctcctggttgaagctgggatccccccccccccctttctgtttggtggtcccagcttctggtttcttatgcaatcgctgtctgttcctctcccactcatccttccttttctatcctgttcccagccCATGGATGTCACTCATCTGATTCCCGCccttgggcgggtttaccggttgggatCCCCCTTGCGTCTCttcaccgtgattttcagcttccttctgtgTCCTGTTTTCCATGCTCCCTTCCCACCACCCCCTCTTGGTTATTTCTTCTGCCccaaattcggatggatctccgctgaGGTCCAAAAGAGTCCATTCCCCCCATGGTGTTCCGTtggtttttccgccaaattttatgggagtttcgggatgttgttttttacaccgatggctctaaatttGTTGACTGTGTGGGATATGCTTTCATGTCCTCCGTTCGCACgtaaaatcatctgctgccacctacatgtggggtgtttactgtgaaattgatggcaatttcccaggcccttacctttattaaacagtcccagcacaaccgcattttgttatgtacGGTCTCAATGAGTGGCCTTGTGGCTGTTGACCAGAGTTTttcccgccatcccttggtctcggccatccatgaccatctctctgatcttcactgtgctgcttgttccgttgacttccttaaGGTCCCTGGtgatgtgggtatcccaggtaatgagcttgctgattgtttggctgggggagcagtcaccccccccccccccccccagttctctGTAACTCCTCCTGCAGTGGATATACGGTTGAACATCAAATCcaacttcgcacaatcatgggccaactcttgggtggCTACCTccatgtctaataaacttcgtgcgattaaggtgacacctggcccgtggcgttcttccttccgcCTCTCTCAAAAGGACTCAACCACACTGTGTTGTCTCTGcatcggccataccaggctgatccacagttttcttttgcgtaatgagccaccctcACTTTGTGGTCGTGGAGCCCGTAACCCACATTTTGGTGCAATGCCCTCTTCTTTTGTACTAAGTACAGATTTCCCCGCGCTTTACCTTTAACCTTGGATGAGGATTTCTGGATAGTCGAACTGGTTCTCTGTTTCcactgggaaagtggtttttattctcaattttaaggtttttaatcccCCTTTGGTGTTTGGGGCATGGCAGTGAgggttggggtatctcccactgtaagctgtgtttggaatTCCCGTCTCACCTccttggccaagatcctcttttttttcccctttttactCTGTTTCACTTTTTAGAATTTGTTAGTCTCCTTTTGCCAtatgcacttctacattctagcggttgaatGCTTTCAAATAGCAGGTAGTCTTGCCCCTGCTGCTTCAGACGTGGGATacttcctgcctctagcatagccatGGGGTCGCTCTCTTGCTGACAGCACtcattttatttttactgttgatGACACGACTGCTGTTTTACGTTTTCAGCCTTctcccttttatcgttctgactgtcatgagatgtcaaactgtctgaatggaccacatttgaaacaagggactgatgaccttgctgtttggtcccttcaaccccaatcaaccagTAACCATCCAGTCAGATATCCAGTACAGAAGATGTGAGCGGAGACAGTAATTCAGTCAGCGCAGTACCGTGGTCACACACAATGCTGGGCCTGACAATCACAATCTCGTCTCTGTTCCAGGTACGGTGTGCTCTAGTTCTCACTGTACTTGATGCTGGTCAAATGTCTACCCTTCTGCCAGGGCTGCAATTCTCTCCGGCATTACCGGAGACCACTCCAGTGAATCACATCAGTTTCCTTGCACTAGGGTGCGGCAGATTATATTTCCTATCTGTCTATTTGAGTCTCCAGCATGTTCCACACCGTCAGTATTGATGTGACGATTAGATCCAAGTATTATTTGTTACCCTCTGTCTCTCAGATTCATATGCTTCATATTaagactttcttttctttttggagtttcttgAATGTGTTACACT
This DNA window, taken from Schistocerca serialis cubense isolate TAMUIC-IGC-003099 chromosome 11, iqSchSeri2.2, whole genome shotgun sequence, encodes the following:
- the LOC126426418 gene encoding ankyrin repeat and protein kinase domain-containing protein 1-like isoform X2, encoding MSAAAEVQRTAAVDLGALLDAGDGAVVTLVAGGTRLAAHRAVLEERSPVFRAMFQHDTLEASCGEVRITDVEGPVLRQLLSYMYTLQAPQLTDTARELLTAADRYGLSALKAACEQQVAAQLEVETAAAAAVLAVRHSCPSLTAAAVHFIRAHDYKAMATQGWADAVLEYPKDIVEVSRLLGEPPAEARSLSQQERGRRLIEAAEQGAVEQLRELLAAGADVGAREEQWGSSWTALHWAAGRGHVAAASCLVGAGAEVDARTSLEQQTPLHWAAVSGHAGVVRLLVAASADLNARDRLGQTPLHLAAEEGHAGAAAELLLAGADRGARDKDGWTPLYLARERGNQELVDMLTQR